In Syngnathus acus chromosome 5, fSynAcu1.2, whole genome shotgun sequence, a genomic segment contains:
- the card19 gene encoding caspase recruitment domain family, member 19 isoform X1: MGDSFHDQLTEDGAFLRTERRLDTELVDKIILQLNRIYPQVLSDKEATKFRNLDVPTCLRLGELLTHLQAKGEEACREFYRALHLHVEDVYYSLPTRLRLRDSFDPLTYPSAYKERHVMNDKSKRNTIQWTLFSIKSLYGFSNGIQNCLFLGPLFFLGCFSVAVGMALVYYFGEAKVTGGSGALGMAALGLKRKAREILVWYTEESLMK, encoded by the exons ATGGGAG ACAGTTTCCATGACCAGCTGACAGAGGATGGCGCCTTCCTCAGAACAGAGAGGAGACTGGACACAGAGCTGGTGGACAAAATCATCCTGCAGCTCAACAGAATCTACCCGCAAGTACTCTCAGACAAGGAGGCCACCAAG TTTCGCAACTTGGATGTGCCCACGTGCCTCCGCCTAGGCGAGCTCCTGACGCACCTGCAGGCAAAAGGAGAGGAAGCCTGCAGGGAATTTTACAGGGCTCTTCACCTGCATGTTGAGGACGTCTATTACAGCTTGCCAACACGGCTTCGCCTCCGAG ATTCTTTTGATCCCCTCACATATCCAAGTGCCTACAAAGAGAGACATGTCATGAACGACAAAAGTAAGAGAAATACCATCCAATGGACGCTATTCTCAATTAAATCACTGTATGGGTTCAGCAATGGCATTCAAAACTGCCTCTTTCTAGGTCCCCTCTTCTTTTTAGGCTGCTTCAGTGTTGCAGTTGGAATGGCATTAGTCTATTACTTTGGTG AAGCCAAAGTGACTGGAGGAAGCGGGGCCCTTGGGATGGCGGCTTTgggtttgaaaagaaaagctcGCGAGATCCTTGTTTGGTACACAGAAGAAAGCCTCATGAAGTAA
- the card19 gene encoding caspase recruitment domain family, member 19 isoform X2, which translates to MGDSFHDQLTEDGAFLRTERRLDTELVDKIILQLNRIYPQVLSDKEATKFRNLDVPTCLRLGELLTHLQAKGEEACREFYRALHLHVEDVYYSLPTRLRLRDSFDPLTYPSAYKERHVMNDKSPLFFLGCFSVAVGMALVYYFGEAKVTGGSGALGMAALGLKRKAREILVWYTEESLMK; encoded by the exons ATGGGAG ACAGTTTCCATGACCAGCTGACAGAGGATGGCGCCTTCCTCAGAACAGAGAGGAGACTGGACACAGAGCTGGTGGACAAAATCATCCTGCAGCTCAACAGAATCTACCCGCAAGTACTCTCAGACAAGGAGGCCACCAAG TTTCGCAACTTGGATGTGCCCACGTGCCTCCGCCTAGGCGAGCTCCTGACGCACCTGCAGGCAAAAGGAGAGGAAGCCTGCAGGGAATTTTACAGGGCTCTTCACCTGCATGTTGAGGACGTCTATTACAGCTTGCCAACACGGCTTCGCCTCCGAG ATTCTTTTGATCCCCTCACATATCCAAGTGCCTACAAAGAGAGACATGTCATGAACGACAAAA GTCCCCTCTTCTTTTTAGGCTGCTTCAGTGTTGCAGTTGGAATGGCATTAGTCTATTACTTTGGTG AAGCCAAAGTGACTGGAGGAAGCGGGGCCCTTGGGATGGCGGCTTTgggtttgaaaagaaaagctcGCGAGATCCTTGTTTGGTACACAGAAGAAAGCCTCATGAAGTAA
- the ninj1 gene encoding ninjurin-1 gives MVTDDMEMNGDADPNGETEIPLRDHPRRPRRPMNMNHYANKKSVAQSMLDVALLMANASQLKAVLEQGPSFSFYTPLIILISVSLALQILVGIMLIFIVKWNLNDERMHYRLNIMENMATAFVFVIVVVNVFITAFGVQRPNDDHKL, from the exons ATGGTAACAGATGACATGGAGATGAACGGCGACGCGGACCCGAACGGCGAGACAGAG ATTCCGCTCCGTGACCACCCGAGGAGGCCGAGGAGACCCATGAACATGAACCATTATGCCAACAAGAAGAGCGTGGCGCAGAGCATGCTGGATGTGGCCCTGCTGATGGCCAACGCCTCGCAGCTGAAGGCCGTGCTGGAGCAAGGCCCGTCCTTCTCCTTTTACACACCGCTCATCATTCTCATCAGCGTCTCCCTCGCCCTGCAAATCTTAGTGGGGATAATGCTCATTTTCATCG TTAAGTGGAACCTGAACGACGAACGCATGCACTACAGGTTGAACATCATGGAGAACATGGCCACAgcctttgtgtttgtcatcGTCGTGGTTAACGTTTTCATCACAGCCTTCGGCGTCCAGCGGCCCAACGATGACCACAAGCTGTGA